CAAAAGTGCTTTAAGCATCATCACCGCTCTGCCTGAAATGATCAGTTTTGCCTGGGGAGCACGCTGCATAAGCTCATCAAGTGCGCCTGAATGGTCAGGTTCAAGATGATGCAGTACAATGTAGCGGATCTCTTCATACTCACACAAAAGCTCAAGACGTTTGAAAAAGTGATCAGAGAACTCTTTTTTTACCGTATCCATCACACAGACACCTTCACTTCCCCGTACCAGGTAACTGTTGTATGAACTTCCATTTGCTGTTTTCATAATGATGTCAAAAGTACGTATCATAGGATCAAATGCACCGATAAAATGTACATTTTCTCCCAAAGCAGCTATTTTTCCTACCATATTTTGATATATGAGATAATGATCTCACCCTCTTGACTATCTACGATACATTGACACATGAGACGTTGATTGTTGTTCTTTTGATCAAACATCTTAAACACAGTGATCTCTTTTTTAGTGAGCGGGTTGAGGAGTTCAATACCTTTATCTACTCTTGCATTGCAGGACCCACAATCACCTATCCTGCATCCAAATTCCATAGATGCCCCGGTTTTCATCGCAACTTCTCTCAGGTTCATACCTAACGGTACTTTAACCCTGATATTGTCATCTTTTAAGTAGACCGTGGTCATAAGTATCCTTTTGAGATATTTAACAACTATATGCAAAAACTGTTCTAGCTGCGTCCATACATCAAATAAAGATAGTCATAAATATCACTAAGAAAGAACCTTCTGTTATCACGTTCTTCAAAATGACCTACCCAGCCCTGATCCCCTTCCAGAACCTTCCTGCTAGGGAGTACAAACTCGTTGTAGGGTAATTGTGGTTTGAGCACCGTACATGCTGTAATGGCCTGCACTACGGCATCAAAGAGTGTATCCAGGCTCTGTTCATCTTCTTTGAGATAGAGTGTTCCGTTCATCTGCATCATACGGTAGATTGCAAGTAATTGTTTTGCTTCTTTTTTCGCTGTCATGGTTATACTTCTCCTATCGCACAGGCATATAAAATAGTATTTTCGGTATTTAAAAATGTTTGGACTTTTTTATCATAGAAGGCACCGATCCCTGTACACCCGATTCCTTTTTCCTGTGCAAAAAGCTGTAGCTGATGTACAAAAGCACCTGCATGCATCAATGCTTCACTTGAAAACACTTTAGCCGTCATGACCATCACTATGGCTGCATTGGCGATAAAGTGCTGTTCGACCATCAAATGCGACACTGTTTGCTGATAAGCGCCTTTACTGATACACCCCTCTGCCGTATAGATACCTGCATCAAGTGCTTCACTTCTATGCACGATACAAAATATCTCCATACATTCAGGGGCATTGGCTAGGAGTGCCAAAAAATCACGTGAATCTTGTGCTGAAAGAGGATTCGGAATAAAATAACGTGCCGACCTGCGACCGTATATACAATCGCTGTTCGTAAGACTCGGCCACTCCTTCATCGTAAAGGTATGGTCATACTTTAACCCAGAGAGATAGGATGGAACATTCAAATTCCCTTCAATATAATCTACAGCAGGAACCTGTATCAAAGGTTGTTTTAACGGGGTAACACTTTTCTCCGTCTTTTCCCCAATGGCAACAGCCAGACAACTGAACTCCTCAGAAGGAAATCCCATCCATTGATCCAAACACTCTCTGTCAATTTCTGACAAAACTGTACATTTTTGTCCAAGTATCTGTGCTGAAGCCATAATCGCACCCAGCTGATGACCTGCGTCCAGATAACAGTAGCGTATCGCACGGTCTGCGTATTTCCACTCTGACCTGAACGGGACAAGCGAGATAAGGAAGATCATTCCTCTAAATCGTTCGGATATCCCCAATGCTCCTTCTATACCGTCTGTTTCAATCTCCCTGATCAATACCATAGTCTCATCTTTGGGGTTCACATGATAGATCCCGCTGATCACACCTTTGATACCGCGTATCTGCACATAAAGTTCAAGCGGATGCAGGTTTCCTGCCGAAGGCGTATTAAGACGGTAGTAGGGTTTTCCGTTAATTTTGGAGAATTCTGTCACACAACGGGAGAGTTCAACAAGCTTTAGGGCTTCTACTTCATTAAAATCATAACGATACAAGAAATCCGGGTAGTTTTTAAACTGTGAAGGTTGCGTATTCCAGTCAAGAAAACGTGTTGTTTTAGCGACACGAAGCGGTGTGAGTATCGTGTCGTTGTAGATTGCTTGCATGGCTAATGATCACACAGACATCCATTCTTCGTGTGTATGCCCTTTCTTCTTCACATTGACTGCATTTCTTACCGCCTCGATACATGCATCATAATTTACTTCATCAACGATCTCGGGTACCAGCTCTTTATAAACGATAACGCCATCTCTATCAATCACATAAACAGCTCTGGCCAACCTGTCTTTGAGTTTGCCTTCTGATATTAAAAGACCGTATTTTTTTGCAAAATTTCTGTCAGTATCGATAACAAGCTCGGCACCGTCTATGGATTCTTTAGCGGCATACTCTTTTACAAACTCTTTATCGTCTGTAGTGATCATATAGGTAGTGAGTTTTTTAAACTCCTTGATAAGGTCATTGAATTTTTTTGCACCCAATGAACATACTTCTGTCTTCAATGACGGAATAGCTATAAGAAGCTGTACAGTCGGTGCGATCATTCCTATCACATTTTGTGTACCGTCAAGTTTAGTAATTCTAGCTGCCGGTGCCTCTTTACCGACTGACTGTTCTTTACCAAGAAGTGCTGTTTGTGTACCGTGTACTGTAATTTGCATCATTTTTTCCTCACTTTTAAGAAAAAGGTGTGCAAAATTTATTCTATATATAGGACACTATAGTGTTTATTTTTTAATCAATGCAATGTTTAAAATAACGTTCGTTTATGTTACTATTTAATTAACAATTTATTAAGAAAGTGATTAAAATGTTAGTAAGTGACCTACCGGATGAATGCCAAACCTGTTCATTAGTATTTGCATATAAAGAGATTGGACTTCTTTATGATATTGCAGTACTTCTAAGTGGAAGCGATAATGTTAAAGAGAGTATAGAGAAAGGTATGCGTATGCTCAAGCATGGGCGCTATCTTGACCGTTGTGCACTTTTTTTGCTTAATGATGAGAAGACACAGCTTGAACTATTTGCCTCAATTGACTTAACTCCGCAACAAAAAAGTATGGCAATCTATAAAATAGGTGAAGGTGCAACAGGACTTGCAGCAAAAAGTGCAGAACCTATCGTCATAGAAA
This is a stretch of genomic DNA from Sulfurovum zhangzhouensis. It encodes these proteins:
- a CDS encoding redoxin family protein codes for the protein MQITVHGTQTALLGKEQSVGKEAPAARITKLDGTQNVIGMIAPTVQLLIAIPSLKTEVCSLGAKKFNDLIKEFKKLTTYMITTDDKEFVKEYAAKESIDGAELVIDTDRNFAKKYGLLISEGKLKDRLARAVYVIDRDGVIVYKELVPEIVDEVNYDACIEAVRNAVNVKKKGHTHEEWMSV
- a CDS encoding nitroreductase family protein, whose product is MQAIYNDTILTPLRVAKTTRFLDWNTQPSQFKNYPDFLYRYDFNEVEALKLVELSRCVTEFSKINGKPYYRLNTPSAGNLHPLELYVQIRGIKGVISGIYHVNPKDETMVLIREIETDGIEGALGISERFRGMIFLISLVPFRSEWKYADRAIRYCYLDAGHQLGAIMASAQILGQKCTVLSEIDRECLDQWMGFPSEEFSCLAVAIGEKTEKSVTPLKQPLIQVPAVDYIEGNLNVPSYLSGLKYDHTFTMKEWPSLTNSDCIYGRRSARYFIPNPLSAQDSRDFLALLANAPECMEIFCIVHRSEALDAGIYTAEGCISKGAYQQTVSHLMVEQHFIANAAIVMVMTAKVFSSEALMHAGAFVHQLQLFAQEKGIGCTGIGAFYDKKVQTFLNTENTILYACAIGEV
- a CDS encoding 2Fe-2S iron-sulfur cluster-binding protein, which encodes MTTVYLKDDNIRVKVPLGMNLREVAMKTGASMEFGCRIGDCGSCNARVDKGIELLNPLTKKEITVFKMFDQKNNNQRLMCQCIVDSQEGEIIISYIKIW